A stretch of Porites lutea chromosome 5, jaPorLute2.1, whole genome shotgun sequence DNA encodes these proteins:
- the LOC140937085 gene encoding deaminated glutathione amidase-like — protein MLLRAARPVFVALDAIRNCSSRGRPLKRNCSFIILLCRREFSATRGVCQSNMESPSKAPALVAVCQMNSTNDVDRNLGICEDLVRKAKSRGAKVVFLPECFDYVGENREQTLSMAAPLESTRMQGMRDLAKELGVWLSLGGYHEKGPADDKRVHNSHVLVDDHGSIAAVYRKIHLFDIDVKDGPQLKESDGTIPGDQIVPPVPTPVGNVGLAICYDVRFPELSTILAQQGAHILTYPSAFTQITGSAHWEVLLRSRAIENQCYVIAAAQTGQHNTKRRSYGHAMVVDPWGCMIAQCREGNDVCVAEIDLDYLNKVQQQMPVMKHKRDDLYGKLNSSPKL, from the exons ATGCTTTTAAGAGCGGCCAGACCAGTATTCGTTGCCTTGGATGCAATAAGAAATTGCAGTTCACGTGGAAGACCTCTAAAAAGAAACTGTAGCTTCATCATCTTGTTGTGTCGTCGAGAATTTTCTGCAACAAGGGGAGTTTGTCAATCGAATATGGAAAGCCCTTCTAAAGCTCCTGCTCTCGTGGCAGTTTGTCAGATGAACTCAACCAACGACGTGGATCGAAATCTGGGGATTTGTGAGGATCTTGTGCGGAAAGCTAAGTCAAGAGGAGCTAAG GTTGTTTTTCTCCCTGAATGCTTTGACTATGTAGGTGAAAACCGTGAACAAACACTTTCCATGGCTGCTCCATTGGAAAGTACAAGAATGCAAGGCATGCGTGACTTAGCTAAGGAACTCGGAGTGTGGCTGTCTCTGGGAGGATATCATGAAAAG GGCCCTGCGGATGATAAACGAGTGCACAATTCGCATGTGTTGGTTGATGATCATGGTTCCATAGCAGCTGTTTACCGCAAGATTCACTTGTTTGATATTGATGTTAAGGATGGGCCTCAGCTCAAAGAGAGTGATGGTACTATTCCTGGTGACCAGATAGTTCCTCCTGTCCCTACTCCTGTGGGAAATGTTGGACTTGCTATT TGCTACGATGTTCGTTTCCCAGAGTTGTCCACCATCTTAGCACAACAGGGAGCCCACATACTTACTTACCCATCGGCATTTACACAGATTACTGGATCAGCACATTGGGAG GTTTTATTAAGAAGTCGTGCCATAGAAAACCAGTGTTATGTGATAGCTGCAGCACAAACAGGACAACATAATACCAAACGAAGATCGTACGGCCATGCTATG GTCGTGGATCCATGGGGCTGCATGATTGCTCAGTGCCGGGAGGGGAATGATGTGTGCGTTGCAGAAATAGACCTGGATTATTTGAACAAAGTTCAACAACAGATGCCTGTCATGAAACACAAGAGAGACGATCTGTATGGAAAGTTGAATTCCTCACCGAAACTCTGA
- the LOC140938572 gene encoding uncharacterized protein, with protein sequence MTGGNTLNRPKTALQKNLNKLSRVRKAQKKKQQQKSKGLKQGNNQKSVSLSAKKKRLIMKQIKKQQREENAMEVVSEQANKKSQEKSAKATEKMDTS encoded by the exons ATGACAGGAGGCAACACTCTAAATCGTCCAAAAACG GCTCTTCAGAAAAACCTCAACAAGCTTTCAAGAGTTCGAAAAGCTCAGAAAAAGAAGCAGCAACAGAAGAGTAAAGGATTAAAACAGGG CAATAACCAAAAAAGTGTTTCACTGTCTGCCAAGAAGAAAAGGCTGATTATGAAACAGATCAAGAAGCAACAAAGGGAGGAAAATGCAAtggaag TTGTCTCAGAGCAAGCCAACAAGAAATCACAAGAGAAATCAGCTAAAGCAACTGAGAAAATGGACACCAGCTGA